ACGGTACTGACTTTTTGTGTCCTGATCTTTGCGGCCCTAGCCTCATTAGGAGGCTATTATGGCAGCAGCCTGCTCACTGACTTGCTGGGGACTGGAACTGGCCGTATCGAAGAGCGGAACGCCCAGATCCAGGATCCGATCTAGTCCCGTTCCCGCGCCTGTCGCTCCGGCTTTGACACCGCCGGCAAAGATGGGAAACTAGCGGGTTTTTATGACGCGTCTGTATCAATCGCCGAAACGTAGCAGTAATGGCTGGGGAGCGACCCTAATGGGAATTCTTGCCGCCGGACTGCTCTTTCTTTTGATACCGATGACGCAAATGTTCACGCGGAACGAGCGCACGGTCAATGCGATCGAGGAAAGCAACCTGAGCGCACCCCCGCCTCCGCCGCCTCCATCCGAGTCGCCTCCGCCGCCTCCTCGGGCGGAAGAGACGCCCCCGCCGGAGCTGAAGCTTGAGCCGCCCCTGCCGAACTTGGAGCAGTTGGAACTGAGCCTCAATCCCGGTATCGGTGGCGAGATCACGATCGGTGTCGGCCTGGATCTGGACCTGAAAACGGAGAGTGCCGAACAAATGATGGAGATTTTCGGCTTTGATGAGCTCGACGAAGTCCCGCATCTGACCCGGGGGCTTCGTATCAACTATCCGCCGCAACTGCAGCGTAGCGGTATTTCCGGATACGTTCAGCTGTTGGTCCTGATCGATGAGTCCGGACGTGTTGAAGTGGACAAGGTTCTCAGTTATTCGCATGCCCAATTTATCGAGGCGGCCAAACGGGGTGTTGAATCGGCACGGTTCTCGGTGCCCACCCGTCAGGGGCAAGCGGTGCGGGCCAGCTACTCATGGAAGATCGAATTCAATATCGAACGTTAGCCGAGACTCGAATTTTCTGGGAATTTCAGGGCAAATGCTGAATTCTTCAAAGCTCCACCATCAACAACTAACTTAGATATTATGTCAGAAAAACCCGCAGGTGCAGAAAAGAAAATCGTAGCCGGCATCCTTGGTATCATCCTTGGAGGTCTTGGCATCCACAAATTCATTCTCGGTTATACCAAGGAGGGAATCATCATGCTATTGGTGTGTATTCTTGGTTCGATCGTGGTTGTTGGCCCCATGGTTATGGGTATCATCGGCCTTATTGAAGGCATCCTCTACCTGACGAAGTCGGACGAGGATTTCGTTGCCACCTACATTAACGGTAAGAAGGGCTGGTTCTAAACCTGAGCTTCGATCGCTTTCAAAAAGCCGCCTGCAAAGGCGGCTTTTTTCATAGCCTCACCCCAAGGATTGAGTCCAAACTGCTGACCTATGACCAAGTCCGAGCGAGCTGCCTATGTGAACCGACGACTGGATGAATTGTATCCGGATCCGCCGATCCCTCTCGACCACAAGGATGCCTATACCTTGCTGGTTGCGGTCCTGCTTTCCGCTCAATGCACTGATGTCCGCGTGAACCAGATTACTCCTTTGCTCTTTGCCCGGGCGGATACGCCGCAGGATATGGTCAAGATTTCGGAAGATGAGATCCGAGAGATCATCCGTCCCTGCGGGCTCTCGCCGATGAAGGCGAAGGGCATAGCGGGCTTATCCCGAATCCTGCTGGAAAAATATGAAGGGCAAGTTCCGGCCGATATGGTCGCGCTTGAGGCCTTGCCGGGAGTCGGGCACAAGACCGCCTCCGTTGTCATGGCCCAGGCCTTCGGCGTCCCTTCCTTCCCTGTGGATACGCATATCCAC
Above is a window of Coraliomargarita parva DNA encoding:
- a CDS encoding energy transducer TonB yields the protein MTRLYQSPKRSSNGWGATLMGILAAGLLFLLIPMTQMFTRNERTVNAIEESNLSAPPPPPPPSESPPPPPRAEETPPPELKLEPPLPNLEQLELSLNPGIGGEITIGVGLDLDLKTESAEQMMEIFGFDELDEVPHLTRGLRINYPPQLQRSGISGYVQLLVLIDESGRVEVDKVLSYSHAQFIEAAKRGVESARFSVPTRQGQAVRASYSWKIEFNIER
- a CDS encoding TM2 domain-containing protein; its protein translation is MSEKPAGAEKKIVAGILGIILGGLGIHKFILGYTKEGIIMLLVCILGSIVVVGPMVMGIIGLIEGILYLTKSDEDFVATYINGKKGWF
- the nth gene encoding endonuclease III, which encodes MTKSERAAYVNRRLDELYPDPPIPLDHKDAYTLLVAVLLSAQCTDVRVNQITPLLFARADTPQDMVKISEDEIREIIRPCGLSPMKAKGIAGLSRILLEKYEGQVPADMVALEALPGVGHKTASVVMAQAFGVPSFPVDTHIHRLAQRWGLSSGKNVAQTEKDLKRLFPEERWNALHLQIIYYGREHCTARGCDGTVCEICRTLYPDRKRAKKTLKA